One region of Leucoraja erinacea ecotype New England chromosome 10, Leri_hhj_1, whole genome shotgun sequence genomic DNA includes:
- the LOC129700909 gene encoding abnormal spindle-like microcephaly-associated protein homolog isoform X2 — protein MAFQIVENVPQLDSGCNFEKWTKVLEAYFISNDIAAEEKKRAWFILGLGREGYQTLRMLLLPAAPTDKMYEECKEALMAHFSPKPPRVSRGKEPELKRAESLSKDQGQVQKDKGQVQKDKGQVQRDTSQVQRDTSQVQNDTGQVLRDKGQMQSGRSQRQREIAIQRATLAIQAAFRGMNVRREIRNKQKAATVIQAAFRRHRVYRQYKAMRLAAIIVQTHYRAHLQMESDCKTYMKVRRSVVLHQAAYRGMLVRRQLRGMHKSVKVIQTYYQMYKQRQYFKKLRRSAIAVQQRYRACQIRDVQVRQYKSLREAVVCIQA, from the exons atggcttttcaaattgtagaaaacgtgccccagttagattctgggtgtaattttgagaaatggaccaaagtcttggaggcttatttcatttccaatgatattgctgcagaggagaagaagagagcatggttcatattaggcttaggaagagagggttatcagaCCTTACGTATGTTACTGCTGCCAGCAGCGCCCACGgataaaatgtatgaggagtgtaaggaggctttaatggctcatttctcgccaaaacctccaagggtatccagaggcaaggagcctgaactaaagagggcagagagtctctcaaaggaccaaggtcaagtgcaaaaggacaaaggtcaagtgcaaaaggacaaag gtcaagtgcaaagggacacaagtcaagtgcaaagggacacaagtcaagtgcaaaatgacacaggtcaagtgctaagggacaaagggcaaatgcaaagtggccgaagtcaaaggcaaagagaaattgccatccaaagagcaaccctagctattcaagctgcattcaggggtatgaatgtacggagagagatccggaacaaacagaaggcagcaacggtaatacaagcagcatttagaaggcacagagtataccgtcaatacaaggcaatgagattggcagctataatagtacaaacccattatagggcacaccttcaaatggaaagtgattgcaaaacttacatgaaggtacgcagaagcgttgtactgcatcaggcagcctaccgtggaatgcttgttcgaaggcaactgcggggcatgcataaatctgtcaaggtcatacagacttattatcagatgtataaacagcgtcagtattttaagaaactacgcCGGTCTGCCATTGCTgtacagcaacgatacagagcatgccagataagagatgtccaagtgagacagtataagagtttgagagaagcagtggtgtgtattcaggcctaa
- the LOC129700909 gene encoding abnormal spindle-like microcephaly-associated protein homolog isoform X1 yields the protein MAFQIVENVPQLDSGCNFEKWTKVLEAYFISNDIAAEEKKRAWFILGLGREGYQTLRMLLLPAAPTDKMYEECKEALMAHFSPKPPRVSRGKEPELKRAESLSKDQGQVQKDKGQVQKDKGQVQKDKGQVQRDTSQVQRDTSQVQNDTGQVLRDKGQMQSGRSQRQREIAIQRATLAIQAAFRGMNVRREIRNKQKAATVIQAAFRRHRVYRQYKAMRLAAIIVQTHYRAHLQMESDCKTYMKVRRSVVLHQAAYRGMLVRRQLRGMHKSVKVIQTYYQMYKQRQYFKKLRRSAIAVQQRYRACQIRDVQVRQYKSLREAVVCIQA from the exons atggcttttcaaattgtagaaaacgtgccccagttagattctgggtgtaattttgagaaatggaccaaagtcttggaggcttatttcatttccaatgatattgctgcagaggagaagaagagagcatggttcatattaggcttaggaagagagggttatcagaCCTTACGTATGTTACTGCTGCCAGCAGCGCCCACGgataaaatgtatgaggagtgtaaggaggctttaatggctcatttctcgccaaaacctccaagggtatccagaggcaaggagcctgaactaaagagggcagagagtctctcaaaggaccaaggtcaagtgcaaaaggacaaaggtcaagtgcaaaaggacaaag gtcaagtgcaaaaggacaaaggtcaagtgcaaagggacacaagtcaagtgcaaagggacacaagtcaagtgcaaaatgacacaggtcaagtgctaagggacaaagggcaaatgcaaagtggccgaagtcaaaggcaaagagaaattgccatccaaagagcaaccctagctattcaagctgcattcaggggtatgaatgtacggagagagatccggaacaaacagaaggcagcaacggtaatacaagcagcatttagaaggcacagagtataccgtcaatacaaggcaatgagattggcagctataatagtacaaacccattatagggcacaccttcaaatggaaagtgattgcaaaacttacatgaaggtacgcagaagcgttgtactgcatcaggcagcctaccgtggaatgcttgttcgaaggcaactgcggggcatgcataaatctgtcaaggtcatacagacttattatcagatgtataaacagcgtcagtattttaagaaactacgcCGGTCTGCCATTGCTgtacagcaacgatacagagcatgccagataagagatgtccaagtgagacagtataagagtttgagagaagcagtggtgtgtattcaggcctaa
- the LOC129700911 gene encoding uncharacterized protein LOC129700911, whose protein sequence is MIVCNGTAFKDWITFLARLLPVVNTTANLVQKSLEATTTAAAAVNASNSTGDMEHLLQYSFSDNELLYKQYKPPPRDAIPLPKAVLYLLMAALVMVAVAYAIVGHLIKDLAHDFVDWIFGPPSDDSSNKSEIKSISSSLNEVDSKHQGVGGKPDELAIFIEDNLYVPQVT, encoded by the exons ATGATCGTGTGTAACGGGACCGCGTTCAAAGACTGGATCACTTTCCTCGCTCGCCTTTTACCCGTCGTGAACACCACGGCCAATCTGGTGCAAAAGTCGCTGGAGGCAACGACAACGGCGGCGGCAGCAGTGAATGCCAGCAACTCCACGGGCGACATGGAGCATCTCCTGCAGTACTCGTTCTCAgacaatgaattgctgtacaagCAGTACAAGCCGCCGCCTCGGGACGCCATCCCACTGCCCAAGGCTGTGCTCTACCTGTTGATGGCCGCCTTGGTGATGGTGGCTGTGGCTTATGCTATTGTGGGGCACCTCATCAAGGACCTTGCCCATGACTTTGTGG ATTGGATATTTGGACCACCTTCAGATGACAGCAGCAAtaaaagtgaaataaaaagtATTTCCAGCAGCTTGAATGAAGTAGACAGCAAGCACCAGGGAGTTGGTGGCAAACCAGATGAACTGGCAATTTTTATAGAAGATAATTTATATGTGCCACAAGTGACCTGA